Genomic DNA from Triticum aestivum cultivar Chinese Spring unplaced genomic scaffold, IWGSC CS RefSeq v2.1 scaffold207544, whole genome shotgun sequence:
CTCGGATGACCGAAAATCAATAAGGCCATTCaattaaattttttatttttatttttttgcatgcGGGCTAGAAATCTCTCTTTACAAATAAGGAAGGCATAGGCGTATCAGAAATGCATCTCCAAAACAGATCTCGATGCGCATTAATGGCGTGATCCGAATCGGAGGGGATGAGGTGTGCCTGCGCCTCGGCAATTCCAACCTATCTTGGTCCAAAAAACTTAACGGGAAGAAAACAAACCCCAAAGAAACAAAAACAAGGCCCATGCAAGCCCCACGCCGCTCCCGGCGCCGGCGGCCGACACATCCCAGAGGACTAGAGGAGCCTCTgccagagaagagaagagaagagaaacaAGATCCATCCCCTCGACCTCAATCCGTTCCACCCTGCCATTCCCCGGTCCAACCCCAAACCCCACCCCCCACGCCATCACCTTTCCCgccgctgcctgcctgcctgctgcCTCACAGCGCCACGCCCCTCGTTTCGCCTCACACTCCACAGTCCTCACTGGCCTTGCTTTTCCAGCTCTGCTTTTGGGCGGCCCTCGAGGGAACTCACCGCCACTATGGCCTCGGAGACCGCGCCGTTCGGCCTCACGGGGACGGCGCACAGGCCGCACGGCCACGTCGTGCTCGCCGCGCGCGTCCACGACGCGCTCGTCTTCGCCGCGGGCGCCGTCGCGGccgtgctcctcctcctctgcttctcatCCCTGCTCGCTCCAACGCCCGTGCCCAACCTCGTCGCCGGCCCCTCCCTCCCCTTCCCCACCTCCTTCCCGCAGCCGCAGGAGAACGACTCCGAGGACGGCCTCTACGCCAGGGTCGCCGCACGCCCGCGCACCTTCTACGACGACCCCAAGCTCTCCTACGCCGTGGGCCGGCGGGTGGCCGGCTGGGACGCGAAGCGGGCCGAGTGGCTGCGCCTGCACTACCCGCGCGGCCCCGGGGAGCGCGTCCTCATGCTCTCCGGCTCCCAGTCCTACCCctgcgccggcgacggcggcgaccacaTGCTGCTCCGCTTCCTCAAGAACAAGGTCGACTACGCGCGCCTCCACGGGATCGAGCTGCTCTACAACACGGCGCTGCTGCAGCCCGACATGGTGGCCTACTGGGCCAAGATCCCCGTGGTGCGCGCCGCCATGCTCGCCCACCCGGAGGCCGAGTGGGTCTGGTGGCTCGACGCCGACGCCGTCGTCACCGACATGGACTTCGCGCCCCCGCTCGCCACCAGGTACAAGGACTACAACCTCGTCGTCCACGGCTGGGACAGGGAGGTGTACGAGGCCAGGTCCTGGGTCGGCCTCAACGCCGGCGTCTTCCTCATCCGCAACTGCCAGTGGTCGCTCGACTTCATGGACGCATGGGCCAGCATGGGCCCGGCCTCGCCGCAGTACGCGCGATGGGGCAAGACCCTCAAGGCCACGCTCAGCGACAAGCCCGACGCCGAGTCCGACGACCAGTCGGCGCTGGCATACCTGCTGCTCAAGAACCCCAAAAAATGGGGCGCCAGGACCTACCTCGAGAACCAGTACTACTTCCAGGGCTACTGGGCGGAGATCGTGGACAAGCTCGACGGCGTCGCGGAGCGGTACCGGGCGGCGGAGCGGCGGTTCGGGCCCGCGCTCCGGCGGCGGCACGCGGAGGGGGAGCACGCGGTGTAcgcggcggcgaggaacgcggcccTCAGGAAGAAGGACGGCGGCGTCCCGGGGCCCGACGGGGGCGGGCAGAAGGCGTCCGCCTGGCGCCGGCCCTTCGTGACGCACTTCACCGGATGCAACCCCTGCGGCGGCAGGCCCAACGAGATCTACTCCAACGAGAGCTGCGCCGAGGGGATGCGGCGCGCGCTCAACCTCGCCGACGACCAGGTGCTCCGCGCCTACGGATTCCGCCACGCCGGGCCGCTCAAGGACGACGTGCGCCCGCTCGTAGCCTAGTCTTAGTCTTGTCAAACTGAGCGTGCACTTTGGTGGTTGTTACACAAGACAGAAATATCGAATCACCATTTTGTTATTTTGTACACTGTTTTATTATTAGTGAAATGAAAAGATGATGACATGACAGTGTCGCTGTCGCTGTCACTGGATGTGGCGGTGCATCCTTGTAGCTTGATTTTGGGTCCTTGCTTGACCCCCTCTTTTTTTTGTACTTCTTCTTAAACTTCATCCAAGCATATATATAGGGAGCACCAATAAATCAGttgttcaaaagaaatactccatccgtcccgaattacttgaccaaacatatgtctagatacattcatttctgtaAGCCACGTCTTCGCCCCGTATCGGCCTCGGGCACTAGGCGAAATCGACTGAATTGAACATATTTTCTACTTGCTCCGGTAACAGCAAATCTGGTACATAAATGACAGTGATATCAAGATTACCAGTAGTAGTAGTTTTTGACGATGCGTGTTGACAATTTGTACCACATCCAGATCCAGAGGAAGTACTACTACTTGTACGTGCCAAGAAATCAAATCGTGTTCACGGACCTTATTTTAAGATATCCTATTCGTACATGTCATATCGCATTTAAGGAAAACAGATTCGTACTTTGATTTGAATAAGCTGGTCAACTGATTGCCCCCAGTACGAGATTCTATGCTTATTTTCTTACCTTCTCTTCACCACGTGTCTCTCTATCATTGGTTCACTCTTCTTCTCGCGATTACAAATTAATTAAGCTTTTTTAGGGAACAAATTAATTAAGCTAATCAAATGGAGGCGCGGGAGATCCTGATTCTCCGGCGGCTTTGGTGCCACCACATTGTCCTTGTTCTTCAGGGCCTCCTCACCTTGAGCTTCTGGACCAACCCATTCCATTAGTTTCAAAGACCGGACTGCTTGggtcaaaaaaacaaaaacacaatcGGTGTTCCTAGTGGTTTCTCAAGCCATGTGGACCATCTACAAGAGttttttttttaacatcagtacagacacaagcgctcatatacacacacGTACGTTCATCCCTAtaaacgcacacatgcacaccctaccccctATGAGCATCTCTGAAAGACCAAGctagcatatcatcttgagatttacgaagtcaccgtagacgccttgtcgtcgacgggaacgtctccttccactgaatgcgcatcgccggaaatgctgaaataaatccagaaataaatgcgagcaccgggatttAAATCCTGATGGACTGGGAATACCACAATCCCTccaaccatccaaccacagattggcTCACACCGTCCACAAGAGTTAGCCCATCGAATCATGCGAGAGAATTCAAACTcaaatctccatcaatatcttggCTCCTCTAACAAATCATGCGGAGCATTTTCTGCAAACACCCTCAAGAACAAGTGAACACCATATATAAGATTATTTGTTGGGAACTGTTGAGCCTGATAGGACAGAAGCCtttctagccgccgcctcctcctcctccacaaaaaagagctagggtttctgcctcccgtCGGCGCCGCCGTAGGTCCACAccctctccggtggccctagggccatgggggcgtgGTGGATCTTCGCAAGGGCCGGCAGAAGGGCTCCGTTTTTAGCCGTTTCTTTTAGTTTTCctagggtttgtgtcctattcAAGAAGACAAGAcgacggcggctccctgaagatggaacaaaggtctccccgcctagtccctGTTTCGGCGGTGCGTCTAGCACCGTTGGTGGGAGTGTGGaggtgtctccggcggatctatctttggtggatttgctcggatctcgtcgttgttcgtctaagTCCATGTGTCGTTggattggatccttccgatctacgttattcttcatctgcggcggttgctcTTCTGGTGCGCTgatcctacggggccttagcacgacgactttctaactgtctactacaacaagttgtgtccgattccggcgatggaggggcgataaCGGCGGCGCGCATtcgactcgcttcagtgcttgtagtcgtcactaggtggtctacggatccgaatgtaatttctattatttctgatctttgttgcactgccatgattgaaaatgaatagatcgaAAAATTTCTCGTAAAAAAAAGGAACTGTTGAGCCTGAACCCACAATGCTATTCATTCACTCGATTGTCCGCAACTAGTTGGGCTTTCCAACTAGGATATGTTCTGGGCTTTATATCCATAAATGGTTTCACAAAATACTCTAGTTGACTTGTATGCGTCTTGAAAATTGTAGACCTACAGCAAgtactaaggctggtcgtaatgggagtatcataactagtatcatgcatgccaactaggcaatttagatgatgtggcatagaattaaatgaagaaagagaaggttgagtatcatattatgataccgtatcataattaATGCTACACTACTATGTGTCATG
This window encodes:
- the LOC123176417 gene encoding probable glycosyltransferase 6; the protein is MASETAPFGLTGTAHRPHGHVVLAARVHDALVFAAGAVAAVLLLLCFSSLLAPTPVPNLVAGPSLPFPTSFPQPQENDSEDGLYARVAARPRTFYDDPKLSYAVGRRVAGWDAKRAEWLRLHYPRGPGERVLMLSGSQSYPCAGDGGDHMLLRFLKNKVDYARLHGIELLYNTALLQPDMVAYWAKIPVVRAAMLAHPEAEWVWWLDADAVVTDMDFAPPLATRYKDYNLVVHGWDREVYEARSWVGLNAGVFLIRNCQWSLDFMDAWASMGPASPQYARWGKTLKATLSDKPDAESDDQSALAYLLLKNPKKWGARTYLENQYYFQGYWAEIVDKLDGVAERYRAAERRFGPALRRRHAEGEHAVYAAARNAALRKKDGGVPGPDGGGQKASAWRRPFVTHFTGCNPCGGRPNEIYSNESCAEGMRRALNLADDQVLRAYGFRHAGPLKDDVRPLVA